The Syngnathus acus chromosome 2, fSynAcu1.2, whole genome shotgun sequence genomic interval GACTCGTACCAGGCACAAGCCATGCTGGACATCGTTAAAGCTCTGGGCTGGAACTACGTGTCTACCTTGGCCTCTGAGGGAAACTATGGTGAGAGCGGAGTGGACGCCTTCGTGCAGATCTCAAGAGAGGCTGGTGAGGTTGTTTTAGTGACATACACAgataatgtatttttgtcatttctagAGCTGTCAATTATTGTCTGTATTTTGTTCCGGGAATTTAGAAACGTGACCTCGTTACAGATCAAAcgtaaaaaatagaaaagatgGGCGCATCGACAAAATGTTGGGTCCACCGGTGGCTCCAGTGACGGATATTATGTTTGTATTATTGCCAAtgttttttgtgatgtgttctgttgtattgttattttatgaaGTACTACAAAGAGCTTTGTTACAGCGACAGCTGTTGTGAAAGCGctaaataaatagatgtaTTGTGTTGTATAATTATAGTTTGATTTAgttttgtaaatgtaaaatgcaGTTTCagttagtttttgtttttaaaaatcattttagtttttattatttcttcataaataatttttaataaaaataattttgctttGTGCGCAGCCATTTATGCAATTCTAATAAGAAGAATTAATCACTTCTAATGCTATatagaaatgacatgtaaaggaaaaataatttagtatttcattttatatgaCTAGTTTTGGCATGAGTCATGTTAGTGTTATGTCAATGTAATAGCTGTGTTTATCCCAGGTGGCGTATGTATCGCCCAATCTGTGAAGATTCCCCGTGAGCCGACGGACGGCGAGTTTGACAAGATCGTCAGTCGCTTGATGGAGACCAGCAACGCCAGGGGGGTCATCATCTTTGCCAACGAGGACGACATCAAGTAAAACGCTGGGCGCCAAATCACTCCCACCTTTGGGGCACCTCACTTAATTTAGGCGCCCCTGTGGTTGTGCCAGACAGGTCCTGGAGGCGGCCAAGCGTGCCAACCTGACAggacacttcctgtttgtgggGTCCGACAGCTGGGGGGCAAAGAGCTCGCCCGTCATGGAACTGGAGGATGTCGCCGAGGGGGCCGTTACCATCTTGCCCAAACGAGCGTCCATAGACCGTAAGGATGCGCAGGctgcccgtgtgtgtgtgtacatgtatGTATGGTTATCTATTTGtataggtgtgtgtgtactgtctatagtggtgccttgagatatgagTTAGTATGTTCCGTCAGCATGTTTGTAACTCAAAACTCATGTGTTTGAAATAATCCTTTTCcactgaaatgaatggaaatgccattaataCATCGATTCCAGGCTTTGATCAGTACTTCGTGTCTCGCTCTCTGGAGAACAATCGCAGAAACATTTGGTTCAATGAGTTCTGGGAAGACGATTTCCGTTGTAAACTCACCCGACCTGGTGTCGAAGTGGACCCTGGCAAGAAGAAATGCACAGGTGGGTTCAGATTCCATTGGATGTCGGGTACAACTGATTGTCATGTCTTATTTTCCGAATCCGATTCATGCCGTCATTGATGGATCGGAAAATGATGACATTACAAACGATCACAAATTTGGGATATAAATGCAGTAAATTTTGTCCCTCCCTCCTCGTCCCCCCCAGGCCAGGAGAGAATCAGCCAGGACTCTCCGTACGAGCAGGAGGGCAAGGTTCAGTTTGTAATTGACGCCGTTTACGCCGTGGCCTACGCCCTGAACAGCATGCAGCAACAGCTCTGTGGCGACCGACCCGACGGCGGCGTTTGCAGCGCCATGGACCCGGTGGAGGGACGCTCCTTGCTGAGCTACATCCGAGACGTCAACTTCAACGGTCAGATCCCTTTACGTCCaatgaaacacacaaacacgataTGAACATCAGTCAgtccattcacacacacaaagcagagTCGAAGGGGGTCACCAAGTCAAAAGCGGGTGCGTCTTTCTTCCCAACAGGAAGTGCCGGCACCAGCGTCTTATTCAACGAGAATGGAGACGCTCCCGGCCGTTACGACATCTTCCAGTTCCAGATGACCAATCACAGTCACCCTGGCTACCACGTCATTGGCCAGTGGACCAACAACCTGCGTCTCAATGTAAGTCTTTGATCGGTCCCAAGCGTTTATGGCCTATCATGTGACCGTAGGAGatctaatgtgtgtgtgtgtgtctgtcagtTGGAGGAGATGCAGTGGTCCGGAGGAGACAAGTCACTGCCAGACTCCATTTGCAGTTTACCCTGTAAACCTGgagagaggaagaagatgGTCAATGGGGTCCCCTGTTGTTGGCACTGTGAGGTAATAATAAccttgtctgtctgtttgcatGTTGCTGAATTCTCGCACCTCCACAATCATCACGGCATGATCAAAGAAGGCATTTGAACAATAATTTAGACCATGCCCAATGTCTCCAGCTCTGTGACGGCTATCAGTACCAAGTGGACCAGTTCACCTGCGAGACCTGTCCGTCGGACATGCGGCCGGTCCCGAACAGGACCGCCTGTCGTCCGACGCCAATCATTAAACTGGAGTGGAACTCGCCGTGGGCCTTGGTGCCCGCCTCCCTTTCCATGCTCGGTATCCTGGCGACCTGCACGGTCGTTATCACCTTCGTCCGATTTAACGACACGCCCATTGTCAGAGCATCTGGACGGGAGCTCAGCTACGTTTTACTGACAGGTTGGTGACATGCGAAAGACAGGCACACGCCAAATATAGTAGGTATACAATGCATAGTGGTGAAATACATAGACACTAAAGAAAATGTATGATGTCATGATGCGACTTGCTGTCCCCTCTCTCAGGGATCTTTTTAATCTACTTGATCACGTTCCTGATGATCGCCGAGCCCGGCGTGGTCGTGTGCGCGTTCCGTCGCCTTCTGCTGGGCCTGGGCATGGCCATCACGTACTCCGCTATGTTGACCAAAACCAACCGCATCTATCGCATCTTCGAACAGGGCAAACGCTCAGTGACGCCGCCCAAGTTCATCAGCCCCACCTCGCAGCTGCTCATCACCTTCATCCTGGTCTCGGTCCAGGTGAGAACATCACTTGCTGTTTCTGCCGGCCTCACGTGTACTGTAGGTcagcaaaaaaagtggaaattAGTAGATTTGTTGTTTGATCATTTGGTTTGgttaaattttgttttgtttggttgttttttacTAACATATTCACCAATCTTCTTGTTGAATTCCCTTTCCAACAATACTTGTTTTGAGAATATTGACCCAGTAGTTCTTGATATAAGGGTTCAAAGAAAGACTTTTTCccaaattattcaaatttgtTGGGCCTTAGCTTCCGAATCCCTGCCCTGATTGATCTAGAATTTTGACTTTATTATCATTGCATTATTGGTTATTTACTCAAATGATTTGTTTAGTTTGTAGATTAGGTAGGTCAATTGGTTGTTTTATGGGGGGGATCAATTGAAGGCTACTTTTTTGGTCAGTTGATTGATTATTAGTAGATTTGTCCATCAGTTGGTTGATTGGTTGGCAGGTTGGTGAATTAAGCTGAGCGAGATGGAAATATGAATCaggcctgtgtgtgcgtgcgcttgCGTCAGGTGTTTggcgtgtttgtgtggttcGCCGTGGTGCCGCCTCACACCATTGTCGACTACGACGAGCTCCGTCCCCCGAACCCTGACTTGGCCAGAGGGATTCTCAAGTGTGACATGTCTGATCTGTCAATCATCTGCTGCCTCAGCTACAGTATCGTGCTCATGGTAAGCGGTCAAGCCCCACCCACTGAGCAAAGCGACCCGGCGAGGCATGACCCACTTGGTTTGTGTTGTTAGGTGACGTGCACCGTGTACGCCGTGAAAAGCCGGGGCGTCCCGGAGACTTTTAACGAGGCAAAACCCATCGGTTTCACCATGTACACCACCTGCATCGTCTGGCTGGCCTTCGTACCCATCTTTTTTGGTACAGCCCAATCCACAGAAAAGGTAAAGACCGCAACTGGAGCCGTAATCTAGATTGCATTGTAGCCTCTGAAGACGGTGTCCTCCCTACAGATGTTCATCCAGACGGCGACTTTGACCGTGTCCATGACTCTCAGTGCGTCCGTCTCCCTCGGAATGCTTTACATTCCCAAAGTTTACGTCATCCTCTTTCAGCCGGAGCAGAACATCCAGAAGAGAAAGAGGAGCTTCAAGGTGAGGAGGAACGGATAAGGTGACGTTCTCATGTGGTCAAGTCGTCTCCAATCCTGACACTGGTTGTCCGGCAGGGTGTTGTCCAGGCTGCTCAGGTGTCTCACAAATCCATCAAGCTGAATCAGAATGGAA includes:
- the grm6a gene encoding glutamate receptor, metabotropic 6a, giving the protein MSSSVLLLLLLDLSVQVWASHQHFHPHSIKIPGDITLGGLFPIHARGPHGLPCGELKKEKGIHRMEAMLYALDQINGDPSLLPNIKLGARILDTCSRDTYALEQSLTFVQALIQKDTSDIRCSDGRPPLIRKPERVVAVIGASASSVSIMVANILRLFEIPQVSYASTAPELSDNNRYDFFSRVVPPDSYQAQAMLDIVKALGWNYVSTLASEGNYGESGVDAFVQISREAGGVCIAQSVKIPREPTDGEFDKIVSRLMETSNARGVIIFANEDDIKQVLEAAKRANLTGHFLFVGSDSWGAKSSPVMELEDVAEGAVTILPKRASIDRFDQYFVSRSLENNRRNIWFNEFWEDDFRCKLTRPGVEVDPGKKKCTGQERISQDSPYEQEGKVQFVIDAVYAVAYALNSMQQQLCGDRPDGGVCSAMDPVEGRSLLSYIRDVNFNGSAGTSVLFNENGDAPGRYDIFQFQMTNHSHPGYHVIGQWTNNLRLNLEEMQWSGGDKSLPDSICSLPCKPGERKKMVNGVPCCWHCELCDGYQYQVDQFTCETCPSDMRPVPNRTACRPTPIIKLEWNSPWALVPASLSMLGILATCTVVITFVRFNDTPIVRASGRELSYVLLTGIFLIYLITFLMIAEPGVVVCAFRRLLLGLGMAITYSAMLTKTNRIYRIFEQGKRSVTPPKFISPTSQLLITFILVSVQVFGVFVWFAVVPPHTIVDYDELRPPNPDLARGILKCDMSDLSIICCLSYSIVLMVTCTVYAVKSRGVPETFNEAKPIGFTMYTTCIVWLAFVPIFFGTAQSTEKMFIQTATLTVSMTLSASVSLGMLYIPKVYVILFQPEQNIQKRKRSFKGVVQAAQVSHKSIKLNQNGKSMFEPDRTQ